A portion of the Oscillospiraceae bacterium genome contains these proteins:
- a CDS encoding ABC transporter permease, with the protein MENIKKNPLSLQLNADDFLPASNEEKQSLVIMRESVNFWKDGLRRLKKNKIAMVSFVFIIAIAIFAYLLPAVWPYSYSEQVKGSNNLAPFEYSASEQARIDAGEKVFPHIMGTDRMGRDFAVRIMMGTRVSLSVGLIASVLVLIIGATYGAVSAFAGGWVDNIMMRITDVLYTIPDILLIILLGMALKEPLESLATKPGFKWMQTLGPNMISIFIIFALLYWVGMARIVRSQILILKESEYVTAARALGASSGRIIKKHLLTNCIGTLIVTTTLQIPASIFTESYLSFIGLGVAAPLPSLGSLATDAVKGMNTYPHLLIAPAVMISVMILVFNLFGDGLRDAFDPKLKN; encoded by the coding sequence ATGGAAAACATCAAAAAGAATCCTCTCAGCCTGCAGCTGAACGCTGACGACTTTCTGCCTGCCAGCAACGAGGAAAAGCAGAGCCTTGTGATCATGCGCGAGAGCGTCAACTTCTGGAAGGACGGTCTGCGCCGCCTGAAGAAGAACAAGATCGCCATGGTCAGCTTTGTGTTCATCATCGCCATTGCCATCTTTGCCTACCTGCTGCCCGCCGTGTGGCCCTACAGCTACTCGGAGCAGGTGAAGGGCAGCAACAATCTGGCACCGTTCGAGTACTCTGCCTCTGAGCAGGCCCGCATCGACGCCGGCGAAAAGGTATTCCCGCACATTATGGGTACCGACCGTATGGGCCGTGACTTTGCGGTGCGTATCATGATGGGCACCCGCGTGTCCCTGTCCGTCGGCCTGATCGCCTCGGTGCTGGTGCTGATCATCGGTGCCACCTACGGTGCTGTGTCGGCCTTTGCCGGCGGCTGGGTGGACAACATCATGATGCGTATCACGGATGTCCTGTACACCATCCCGGATATCCTGCTGATCATCCTGCTGGGCATGGCCCTGAAGGAGCCCCTGGAAAGTCTGGCCACCAAGCCCGGCTTCAAGTGGATGCAGACCCTGGGCCCCAACATGATCTCCATCTTCATCATCTTTGCTCTGCTGTACTGGGTGGGCATGGCGCGTATCGTGCGCAGCCAGATCCTGATCCTGAAGGAGAGCGAGTACGTCACCGCTGCCCGCGCCCTGGGCGCTTCCAGCGGCCGTATCATCAAGAAGCACCTGCTGACCAACTGCATTGGCACCCTGATCGTGACCACCACCCTGCAGATCCCGGCTTCCATCTTCACCGAGAGCTACCTGAGCTTCATCGGTCTGGGTGTTGCAGCCCCGCTGCCGTCTCTGGGTTCTCTGGCCACCGATGCCGTCAAGGGCATGAACACCTACCCCCACCTGCTGATCGCCCCCGCAGTGATGATCAGTGTGATGATCCTGGTGTTCAACCTGTTTGGCGACGGCCTGCGCGATGCCTTTGACCCGAAGCTGAAGAATTGA
- the rpmA gene encoding 50S ribosomal protein L27: MAHKKGVGSTKNGRDSAAQRLGTKRADGQFVLAGNILVRQRGTHIMPGENVGKGSDDTLFALVDGTVRFERVGKNGKKCSVKQ, translated from the coding sequence ATGGCACATAAAAAGGGCGTAGGCAGCACCAAGAACGGCCGCGATTCCGCAGCACAGCGTCTGGGCACCAAGCGTGCAGACGGTCAGTTCGTTCTGGCCGGCAACATCCTGGTCCGTCAGCGTGGCACCCATATCATGCCGGGTGAGAACGTTGGCAAGGGCAGCGATGACACCCTGTTTGCTCTGGTGGACGGCACCGTCCGTTTTGAGCGCGTGGGCAAGAACGGCAAGAAGTGCAGCGTCAAGCAGTAA
- a CDS encoding type II toxin-antitoxin system RelE/ParE family toxin codes for MGFEYGYRFARQAAADVTGIVDYLAGDLANPTAAASFKKSLMECLDTLRMFPQSGSLVQNGYVPQTGIREKLVGNYILFYQTDAETRTVYILRVVHGSRDLDRVVKNLT; via the coding sequence ATGGGCTTTGAGTACGGCTATCGCTTTGCCCGGCAGGCCGCAGCAGATGTGACAGGGATCGTAGATTATCTGGCAGGAGATCTGGCAAACCCGACGGCAGCGGCTTCCTTTAAAAAGAGCCTGATGGAATGTCTGGATACACTGCGGATGTTTCCGCAGAGCGGCAGCCTGGTGCAGAATGGTTATGTTCCGCAGACAGGGATCCGGGAAAAACTGGTTGGAAATTATATCCTGTTTTACCAGACGGATGCGGAAACCCGGACGGTCTACATCCTTCGGGTGGTGCATGGAAGCCGGGATTTGGATCGTGTCGTAAAAAATCTCACATAA
- the rplU gene encoding 50S ribosomal protein L21 translates to MYAIIVTGGKQYRVEQGDIVYIEKLDVEADSEVKFDQVLAIGEEGSVKVGAPVVEGATVSAKVIKNGKGKKLNIITYRAKKHSARRMGHRQPYTKVEITAING, encoded by the coding sequence ATGTACGCAATCATTGTTACCGGCGGTAAGCAGTACCGCGTGGAGCAGGGCGACATCGTCTACATCGAAAAGCTGGACGTTGAGGCCGACTCCGAAGTGAAGTTTGATCAGGTTCTCGCTATCGGCGAGGAGGGTTCGGTCAAGGTTGGCGCTCCCGTTGTGGAAGGTGCTACCGTTTCTGCCAAGGTCATCAAGAATGGCAAGGGCAAGAAGCTGAACATCATCACCTATCGCGCAAAGAAGCACAGTGCTCGCCGTATGGGCCATCGTCAGCCCTACACCAAGGTTGAGATCACTGCGATCAACGGCTAA
- a CDS encoding type II toxin-antitoxin system Phd/YefM family antitoxin yields the protein MQIIPMRELKNTVEIERRCAEENGPVFVTKNGYGRLVVMDIDYYDRTMKEMEEAKLIMEGLRDVEQGRTVDGETFMKELGAKYGL from the coding sequence ATGCAGATCATTCCGATGCGTGAACTGAAAAATACCGTGGAGATCGAGCGCCGCTGCGCCGAGGAAAACGGCCCGGTGTTCGTCACCAAAAACGGCTATGGCCGCCTTGTGGTCATGGATATCGACTACTATGACCGGACCATGAAAGAGATGGAAGAGGCAAAACTTATCATGGAGGGCCTGCGGGATGTGGAACAGGGCCGTACCGTGGACGGTGAAACGTTCATGAAAGAATTGGGAGCAAAGTATGGGCTTTGA
- a CDS encoding cysteine--tRNA ligase, whose product MNESKKIDPRELSPLALAFVGDSVLELLVRQRLAEHHRLSAGRLNAEKVKYVSARAQFREEQLLEPLFTEDELAMFKRGRNASKASVSKHASPEEYRASTGFECLLGWLYLNGQLDRVHELFDTLWQQFDPNETR is encoded by the coding sequence ATGAACGAATCAAAAAAGATTGACCCGCGGGAGCTCAGCCCGCTGGCACTGGCCTTTGTGGGCGACAGTGTGCTGGAACTGCTGGTGCGCCAGCGGCTGGCAGAGCATCACCGGCTGTCGGCCGGGCGCCTGAACGCCGAAAAGGTCAAGTATGTCTCGGCCCGGGCGCAGTTCCGGGAAGAGCAGCTGCTGGAGCCGCTGTTCACCGAGGACGAGCTGGCCATGTTCAAGCGGGGCCGCAATGCCAGCAAGGCCAGCGTGTCCAAGCACGCCTCCCCGGAGGAATACCGTGCCTCCACCGGCTTTGAGTGCCTGCTGGGCTGGCTGTACCTGAACGGGCAGCTGGACCGGGTGCACGAGCTGTTCGACACCCTATGGCAGCAGTTCGACCCCAACGAAACCAGATAA
- a CDS encoding ABC transporter permease, with product MAKYIIKRVAMGIFSIFIVATVTFFVMNLVPGGPFVAEKSISAAAQQALAEKYGLDKPLGAQYVNYMKSLLHGDLGLSLRQRGRTVNAIIASKLPVSCRLAGVAVLVALCIGIPLGCISAYNRGKWLDNIIIVFATCGIAIPSFISSVLLLYEFGMNLKLLPTVGLNSAAAYIMPVTALAIYPSAYITRLMRSSLLDVMGQDYMRTARAKGVSQFMILFKHALRNAILPVITYVGPMLASLMTGSFVVEKIFSVPGLGRDFVSAITNRDYTLIMGTTILLSSMVIVANVVVDILYKIIDPRIKLQ from the coding sequence ATGGCAAAGTACATCATCAAGCGTGTCGCAATGGGCATCTTCAGCATCTTCATTGTGGCCACGGTTACCTTTTTTGTCATGAACTTGGTCCCCGGCGGCCCGTTCGTGGCAGAAAAGTCCATCAGTGCGGCTGCTCAGCAGGCGCTGGCCGAGAAATACGGCCTGGACAAGCCGCTGGGTGCGCAGTACGTCAATTACATGAAGAGCCTGCTGCACGGCGACCTGGGCCTGAGCCTGCGTCAGCGTGGCCGCACGGTCAACGCGATCATCGCCAGCAAGCTGCCGGTGTCCTGCCGCCTGGCAGGCGTGGCGGTGCTGGTGGCCCTGTGCATCGGCATCCCGCTGGGCTGTATCTCGGCTTACAACCGCGGCAAGTGGCTGGACAACATCATCATCGTGTTCGCAACCTGCGGCATTGCGATCCCGAGCTTTATTTCCAGCGTGCTGCTGCTGTATGAGTTCGGTATGAACCTCAAGCTGCTGCCCACCGTGGGCCTGAACAGCGCTGCAGCGTATATCATGCCGGTCACCGCACTGGCGATCTACCCCTCTGCATACATCACCCGCCTGATGCGTTCCAGCCTGCTGGACGTCATGGGTCAGGACTACATGCGCACCGCCCGTGCCAAGGGCGTGTCCCAGTTCATGATCCTGTTCAAGCATGCGCTGCGCAATGCCATCCTGCCGGTCATCACCTACGTCGGCCCCATGCTGGCCAGCCTGATGACGGGCTCCTTCGTGGTGGAGAAGATCTTCTCCGTGCCCGGCCTGGGCCGCGACTTCGTGTCTGCCATCACCAACCGTGACTATACCCTGATCATGGGCACCACCATCCTGCTGTCCAGCATGGTCATCGTGGCCAACGTGGTCGTGGATATCCTGTACAAGATCATCGACCCGCGCATCAAGCTGCAGTAA
- a CDS encoding RsmF rRNA methyltransferase first C-terminal domain-containing protein, giving the protein MPTEYFEQRERALLGPRYEQLYAAPQEAAERGVTVSALRAMPEQFAQKADFPLEVSPFCKAAFVVHAPEFKPGRHPYHHAGVFYSQEPSASSAAPLLGVQPGMRVLDLCAAPGGKSSQLAAALQGRGVLVSNEYVAARAEILKSNLERMGVPNAVVLNETPARIAEALPEFFDRVLVDAPCSGEGMFRKEPVARQQHCEALVKQCAELGAQILDCAAAALAPGGQLVYSTCTFAPEEDEGQVAAFLQRHPEFELADALGNVDYTFGSEGEANRTGGLPLDVRKVRRIWPCQGGEGHFMARLVKAGTPRTLPAAGEYTPEELLWLDAAAAAGKKGKGKGGKPAREQDARAARRADSRACRDAVQGGRSRSRDAGAGETTPAQSLAAWKEFAQEVFPALAGRSAVVHGGGVLLPVPFPQTGLHVLRAGVFVGSVQKGRFVPEHHLFTAFGAQCANREELTLADPRCVEYLSGREVEARTAADGWCCVTVDGWPLGGGKVSGGRVKNHYPKALRLL; this is encoded by the coding sequence ATGCCTACGGAATATTTTGAGCAGCGGGAACGCGCCCTGCTGGGCCCGCGGTACGAGCAGCTGTATGCCGCCCCGCAGGAGGCCGCCGAGCGCGGCGTGACCGTGTCAGCCCTGCGCGCGATGCCGGAGCAGTTTGCGCAGAAAGCGGACTTCCCGCTGGAAGTGTCGCCTTTCTGCAAAGCGGCCTTTGTGGTGCATGCGCCGGAGTTCAAACCCGGACGCCACCCGTACCACCACGCGGGCGTGTTCTACTCGCAGGAACCGTCGGCGTCCTCGGCAGCCCCGCTGCTGGGAGTGCAGCCCGGCATGCGGGTACTGGACCTGTGCGCGGCCCCCGGCGGCAAGAGCAGCCAGCTGGCAGCGGCTTTGCAGGGGCGGGGCGTGCTGGTGAGCAACGAATATGTGGCGGCCCGTGCCGAGATCCTGAAAAGTAATCTGGAACGCATGGGCGTGCCCAACGCGGTGGTGCTCAACGAGACGCCTGCCCGCATCGCGGAGGCCCTGCCGGAGTTTTTCGACCGGGTGCTGGTGGATGCCCCCTGTTCCGGCGAGGGAATGTTCCGCAAGGAGCCGGTGGCCCGGCAGCAGCACTGTGAAGCGCTGGTAAAGCAGTGCGCTGAGCTGGGTGCACAGATCCTGGACTGCGCCGCCGCCGCGCTGGCCCCCGGCGGGCAGCTGGTGTATTCCACCTGTACCTTTGCGCCGGAAGAGGACGAGGGGCAGGTGGCGGCCTTTCTGCAGCGGCACCCGGAATTCGAGCTGGCGGACGCGCTGGGCAATGTGGACTACACCTTTGGCAGCGAGGGCGAGGCCAACCGCACCGGAGGCCTGCCGCTGGATGTGCGCAAGGTGCGCCGCATCTGGCCCTGTCAGGGCGGCGAGGGCCACTTTATGGCAAGGCTGGTCAAGGCGGGCACGCCCCGTACCCTGCCTGCCGCAGGGGAGTACACCCCGGAAGAACTGCTCTGGCTGGACGCCGCAGCCGCCGCCGGTAAAAAGGGCAAGGGCAAGGGCGGCAAACCGGCCAGAGAGCAGGACGCCCGTGCGGCCCGCCGGGCCGACAGCCGCGCCTGCCGGGATGCCGTGCAGGGCGGGCGCAGCCGCAGCCGTGACGCCGGGGCAGGGGAGACCACCCCGGCCCAGAGCCTGGCCGCGTGGAAGGAGTTCGCGCAGGAGGTTTTCCCGGCACTGGCCGGACGTTCCGCCGTGGTGCACGGGGGCGGCGTGCTGCTGCCGGTGCCCTTCCCTCAGACCGGCCTGCATGTGCTGCGGGCCGGGGTGTTCGTGGGCAGCGTACAAAAAGGCCGCTTTGTGCCGGAGCACCACCTGTTCACAGCCTTCGGGGCGCAGTGCGCCAACCGCGAGGAGCTGACTCTGGCCGACCCCCGCTGCGTGGAGTACCTCTCCGGGCGGGAGGTGGAGGCACGCACCGCTGCCGACGGCTGGTGCTGCGTGACCGTGGACGGCTGGCCGCTGGGCGGCGGCAAGGTGTCCGGCGGGCGGGTGAAAAACCACTACCCCAAGGCCCTGCGGCTGCTGTAA
- a CDS encoding YebC/PmpR family DNA-binding transcriptional regulator — MSGHSKWNNIKRKKEKTDGARAKVFTKIGREISVAVRMGGPNPASNSKLADLIAKAKRMSVPNDNIQRIIKKAEGGDKTEYEAITYEGYGPGGVAVMVETLTDNRNRTAADLRHYFDKNGGNLGAMGCVAFLFSQKGVIDISLEDKDADEAMMDALDAGAEDFDASEDAAEITTDPENYSAVVKALEEKGYEILSDDLAMVPMTTTRLTDPDQLKAMGKLLDALEENDDVQNVWHSLENEEDLPE, encoded by the coding sequence ATGTCCGGACATAGCAAATGGAACAACATCAAGCGCAAGAAGGAAAAGACCGACGGCGCACGCGCAAAGGTCTTTACCAAGATCGGCCGTGAAATCAGCGTTGCCGTGCGTATGGGCGGCCCGAACCCCGCTTCCAACAGCAAGCTGGCAGACCTGATCGCCAAGGCAAAGCGTATGAGCGTGCCCAACGACAACATCCAGCGCATCATCAAGAAGGCTGAGGGCGGCGACAAGACCGAGTACGAGGCAATCACCTACGAGGGCTACGGCCCCGGCGGCGTGGCTGTCATGGTGGAGACCCTGACCGACAACCGCAACCGTACCGCTGCCGACCTGCGCCACTACTTCGACAAGAACGGCGGCAACCTGGGCGCTATGGGCTGTGTGGCCTTCCTGTTCAGCCAGAAGGGTGTCATCGACATCTCTCTGGAGGACAAGGACGCCGACGAGGCCATGATGGATGCTCTGGACGCCGGTGCCGAGGACTTTGACGCCAGCGAGGACGCTGCCGAGATCACCACCGATCCCGAGAACTACTCCGCTGTGGTCAAGGCTCTGGAGGAGAAGGGCTACGAGATCCTGTCCGACGACCTGGCCATGGTGCCCATGACCACCACTCGTCTGACCGACCCCGACCAGCTGAAGGCCATGGGCAAGCTGCTGGACGCTCTGGAAGAGAACGACGACGTGCAGAATGTCTGGCACAGCCTGGAGAACGAAGAGGACCTGCCGGAATAA
- a CDS encoding sensor domain-containing diguanylate cyclase: MSEQERIMNVALLWGGCFCLTAAFCLSMGNDYNREKRNWMIWMELSAAALLCCDAAAWFVQGTPGEASHLIMVATNFVVYAGLYLVLFLFNRYVGCYLREDGRLCAPKRSRTVDITCAVGIGLVFVSQFSPLFYYIDAQNIYHRSDAFPLSMVLLLIGMGTETTVMAQFCQKLTMGRRIAMFGCVVLPLSVAACQVFQDDISLISLSVGASMILLFVVVTSAQNRELAVSERTKEQIRQRLEIATMLNSCVGKLNSDTDIDVGINNLLATVNDYFQADRTYVFEIDPDRDVLINTFESICGQEVSAQMDNLQEVPVSVIEVWMQNFRQGRSYYMSDLEQERGQPSYEMLKAQQVWRLLAVPLMKGGAVVGFLGVDNPRAHYDDATLLSSIQFFVTNSLDRKKQQAYLEKLSYRDMLTGLYNRNRYIERLEAYKQVQDQQIGAIYIDLNGLKKVNDEQGHRAGDELIVRAAGTIAGIFAEDAYRVGGDEFVVILLDVSREEFARKTEQLRRQMQENSVDASIGEVWQASTENLEDLLRRADENMYREKKRYYSQADAARKPES, from the coding sequence ATGAGTGAACAGGAGCGGATCATGAACGTTGCCCTGCTGTGGGGCGGCTGCTTCTGCCTGACGGCGGCGTTCTGCCTGTCCATGGGAAATGACTACAACCGGGAAAAACGCAACTGGATGATCTGGATGGAGCTTTCGGCGGCTGCGCTGCTGTGCTGCGATGCGGCTGCCTGGTTCGTGCAGGGCACGCCGGGGGAAGCAAGCCACCTCATCATGGTCGCCACCAACTTTGTGGTGTATGCGGGGCTGTATCTGGTGCTGTTCCTGTTCAACCGCTATGTGGGCTGCTATCTGCGGGAGGACGGCCGTCTTTGCGCTCCGAAACGCAGCCGGACGGTGGACATTACCTGCGCCGTGGGCATCGGGCTGGTGTTCGTGTCCCAGTTCAGCCCACTGTTCTACTATATCGACGCCCAGAACATCTACCACCGCAGCGATGCCTTCCCGCTGTCCATGGTGCTGCTGCTCATCGGCATGGGCACAGAGACCACCGTGATGGCCCAGTTTTGCCAGAAACTCACGATGGGACGCCGCATCGCCATGTTCGGCTGTGTGGTCCTGCCGCTGTCGGTGGCAGCGTGTCAGGTGTTCCAGGACGACATTTCCCTCATCAGCCTGTCGGTGGGGGCATCCATGATCCTGCTGTTCGTGGTGGTCACCAGCGCCCAGAACCGGGAGCTGGCCGTCTCAGAGCGGACCAAGGAGCAAATCCGCCAGCGTCTGGAGATCGCCACCATGCTGAACAGCTGCGTGGGCAAGCTGAACTCCGACACCGACATCGACGTGGGCATCAACAACCTGCTGGCCACTGTGAACGACTATTTTCAGGCCGACCGCACCTATGTGTTTGAGATCGACCCGGACCGGGACGTGCTCATCAACACCTTTGAGTCCATCTGCGGGCAGGAGGTAAGTGCCCAGATGGACAATCTGCAGGAGGTGCCTGTTTCGGTCATCGAGGTCTGGATGCAGAACTTCCGGCAGGGCCGTTCCTATTATATGTCCGATCTGGAGCAGGAGCGGGGCCAGCCCAGCTACGAGATGCTGAAGGCGCAGCAGGTGTGGCGCCTGCTGGCCGTGCCGTTGATGAAAGGCGGAGCCGTGGTGGGCTTTCTGGGTGTGGACAACCCCCGCGCGCACTACGATGACGCGACCCTGCTGTCGTCCATCCAGTTCTTTGTGACCAACAGTCTGGACCGCAAAAAGCAGCAGGCCTATCTGGAAAAGCTCAGCTACCGCGACATGCTCACCGGCCTGTACAACCGCAACCGCTACATCGAGCGGCTGGAAGCCTACAAGCAGGTGCAGGATCAGCAGATCGGTGCCATCTACATCGACCTGAACGGCCTGAAAAAGGTGAATGACGAGCAGGGCCACCGCGCCGGTGACGAGCTGATCGTGCGGGCGGCGGGCACCATTGCGGGCATTTTTGCCGAGGACGCCTACCGGGTGGGCGGTGACGAGTTCGTGGTGATCCTGCTGGATGTGAGCCGCGAGGAGTTTGCCCGCAAGACCGAGCAGCTGCGCCGCCAGATGCAGGAAAACAGCGTGGATGCGTCCATCGGCGAGGTATGGCAGGCCAGCACCGAGAACCTGGAGGACCTGCTGCGCCGGGCCGATGAGAACATGTACAGGGAGAAGAAGCGCTACTACAGCCAGGCCGATGCCGCCCGGAAACCGGAAAGCTGA
- a CDS encoding ABC transporter ATP-binding protein → MSEKILDIKEERLSFFTPAGEVKALNGVSFAMNQGDVLGIVGESGSGKSVTAYSVMGLTAYPGKLVGGTVWFNGHEIEKMKEKDFRKIRGNEVSIIFQDPMTSLNPVYTIGNQIVEVIRLHTKKNKQEAWARAEELLELVGINEPEKRLKQYPHELSGGMRQRVMIAIALACEPKLLIADEPTTALDVTIQAQILELMQELRKKLGMSIIMITHDLGVVASMCEKIAVMYAGHIVEYGTTDEIFYQPGHEYTKGLINSIPKLNTEVRERLVPIEGTPVDLLNPPAGCPFAPRCKNCMKICLSKMPPRTELSDTHYTYCWLQQKAAFEKGEKAE, encoded by the coding sequence ATGAGCGAAAAAATTCTTGATATCAAGGAAGAGCGCCTTTCCTTCTTCACCCCTGCCGGTGAGGTCAAGGCACTGAACGGCGTTTCCTTTGCGATGAACCAGGGCGACGTGCTGGGCATCGTGGGCGAGTCCGGTTCCGGCAAGTCCGTTACCGCTTACTCGGTCATGGGCCTGACCGCCTACCCCGGCAAGCTGGTGGGCGGCACCGTGTGGTTCAACGGCCACGAGATCGAGAAGATGAAGGAGAAGGACTTCCGCAAGATCCGCGGCAACGAAGTCTCCATCATCTTCCAGGACCCCATGACCAGCCTGAACCCGGTGTACACCATCGGCAACCAGATCGTGGAGGTCATCCGCCTGCACACCAAAAAGAACAAGCAGGAAGCCTGGGCACGCGCCGAGGAGCTGCTGGAGCTGGTCGGCATCAACGAGCCGGAAAAGCGCCTGAAGCAGTACCCCCACGAGCTGTCTGGCGGTATGCGCCAGCGCGTGATGATCGCCATCGCCCTGGCCTGTGAGCCCAAGCTGCTGATCGCAGACGAGCCCACCACCGCACTGGACGTGACCATCCAGGCACAGATCCTGGAGCTGATGCAGGAGCTGCGCAAGAAGCTGGGCATGAGCATCATCATGATCACGCACGACCTGGGCGTCGTGGCTTCCATGTGCGAAAAGATCGCCGTCATGTACGCCGGCCACATCGTGGAGTACGGCACCACCGACGAGATCTTCTACCAGCCGGGCCACGAGTACACCAAGGGCCTGATCAACTCCATCCCCAAGCTGAACACCGAGGTGCGTGAGCGTCTGGTGCCCATTGAGGGTACCCCTGTGGACCTGCTGAATCCGCCGGCCGGCTGCCCCTTTGCACCCCGCTGCAAGAACTGCATGAAGATCTGTCTGAGCAAGATGCCTCCGCGCACCGAGCTCAGCGACACCCACTATACCTACTGCTGGCTGCAGCAGAAGGCTGCATTTGAGAAAGGGGAAAAGGCAGAATGA
- a CDS encoding ABC transporter ATP-binding protein translates to MSEHKTLVEVQHLQQYFPAGGVGKNRKYVQAVDDVSFAIRKGETLGLVGESGCGKTTTGRTLLRLYEPTGGKIYYDGNLLFDKEKKIAVDMLPYRRRMQIVFQDPYASLDPRMTIGDIVGEGIDIHHLAENEKDRHDKIIALLERVGLNSEHANRYCHEFSGGQRQRVGIARALAVNPEFIVCDEPVSALDVSIQAQVVNMFEDLQQEMGLTYLFIAHDLSVVKHISNRIGVMYLGKLVELADSYELIAHSIHPYTRSLISAIPVADPITARQSKRIVLQGDVPSPLNPPSGCRFRTRCPYADERCAAEVPEFKEVTSGHWAACHHLDKVK, encoded by the coding sequence ATGAGTGAACACAAGACGCTGGTTGAAGTCCAGCACCTGCAGCAGTATTTCCCCGCAGGCGGCGTGGGCAAGAACCGCAAGTACGTCCAGGCTGTGGACGACGTGAGCTTTGCCATCCGCAAGGGCGAGACCCTGGGTCTGGTGGGCGAGTCCGGCTGCGGCAAGACCACCACCGGCCGCACCCTGCTGCGCCTGTACGAGCCCACCGGCGGTAAGATCTACTATGATGGCAACCTGCTGTTTGATAAGGAAAAGAAGATCGCAGTGGATATGCTGCCCTACCGCCGCCGGATGCAGATCGTGTTCCAGGACCCCTACGCAAGCCTGGACCCCCGCATGACCATCGGTGACATCGTGGGTGAAGGCATCGACATCCATCACCTGGCCGAGAACGAAAAGGATCGTCACGACAAGATCATCGCCCTGCTGGAGCGCGTGGGCCTGAACAGCGAGCACGCAAACCGCTACTGCCACGAGTTCTCCGGCGGTCAGCGTCAGCGCGTGGGCATTGCCCGTGCACTGGCTGTGAACCCCGAGTTCATCGTCTGTGACGAGCCGGTCTCCGCACTGGACGTGTCCATTCAGGCACAGGTCGTGAATATGTTCGAGGATCTGCAGCAGGAAATGGGCCTGACCTACCTGTTCATCGCCCATGACCTGAGCGTGGTCAAGCACATCTCCAACCGCATCGGCGTCATGTACCTGGGCAAGCTGGTGGAGCTGGCTGACAGCTACGAGCTGATCGCCCACAGCATCCACCCCTACACCCGCAGCCTGATCTCTGCCATCCCGGTGGCAGACCCCATCACGGCACGCCAGTCCAAGCGCATCGTGCTGCAGGGCGATGTGCCCAGCCCCCTGAACCCGCCGTCCGGCTGCCGCTTCCGCACCCGCTGCCCCTACGCAGACGAGCGGTGCGCCGCCGAGGTGCCGGAGTTCAAGGAAGTGACCAGCGGCCACTGGGCAGCCTGCCATCATCTGGACAAGGTGAAGTAA